Below is a window of Populus alba chromosome 2, ASM523922v2, whole genome shotgun sequence DNA.
AGGCATCGCATAAAAACAACTAAGCATGCTTGCTTAGATTTCATCAAATTCATCAACACATCATTTACTTCTCATCTTCCAGGGCAGCTATTGATTTAAATATGTTTGATAATGtagtagtggttgttttttaaataacttttcatgctaaaatatatggtaatgatttttttttatttttaaaaaaattatttttaacattaacatattaaaacaattcaaaacatataaattatattaaattttaataataaaaaaaaaaatttagaaatgcaaTTTACACTACGTTAACAAACGGTGTCCAAATGATTTTGAATCAATCATTGCCGgctaaataaattcaaagaaaatcacctttagatttttttgtttctttttttaatttgtatggCAAAGAAATCAAgtctattttatattatttctagaAAGAAGTTTGATTTTTGCACCTTCTTTGGCTGATGTTTCTCCTTTGCCTCGTAGGGCCTGGCACATGGGATAGTGACGGATATAAGAATTGAATCTATTCGATGTTTCTTAAAGGCAGTAAGATAGCCATTAACTTCTGCTTTCCTTTCTAAATTCATCCGATATCATCTTTCACACCATCAGCCATGGCCCAAGAGTCCACCAGTCTTGCAACAAAGAGGTAGCTATATGCtctttcatcttcttccttttttttccttaaagagTTGTTAAGAGAATCATTACGTTCTTAAAGTATTTCTGCCGCAGGTATGCAGTTGTGACGGGAGCAAACAAGGGGATTGGATATGAAATATGTAGGCAGTTGGCTTCTAATGGGATTTTGGTGGTGTTAACAGCCAGAGATGAAAAAAGGGGTCTTGAAGCTGTTCAAAAGCTGAAAGATTCTGGCATCTCTGATGACCTCGTGATTTACCGTCAACTTGATGTGGTTGACCCTGATAGCATTATTTCCCTTGCTGaatttgtgaaaaataattttggaaaactTGACATCTTGGTATGAAGTAATGAATTTCTTGGGCTAATCCTTttacttatttatatttatctgaTAGTTTCTTGAAAATCTTGTAACCTTGTGCAGGTGAACAATGCTGGGATTGGTGGAGTTGCACTAGAGGCAGATGCTTTTCAAAGAGCCTTTGAACAAACTGGTGAATTTGTAAGTCTTTATATTGTAATGACTACAAGAGAAGGACACAAGTCATAGATAGACTAATCACTCGGAAGATCATTGCCTGTGCTATCTATATTTACGTAACCCTTTGATAGAGCAGGAATCAGGGTCTAATTTCTTTTGTTCAAATGCAGCCATCTGGGGAGCAAGTGTGGGCTGAAATTGGAACTCAAAATTATGAGATGGCAGAGCAATGTGTGAAAACAAACTACTATGGTGCAAGAGGAATGGCTGAAGCACTTGCGCCCCTCCTACAGTTGTCTGATTCACCAAGAATTGTAAATGTCTCTTCACTGCTGGGGCTCTTAAAGGTACACGACTGTCTTTCACTAATGGAGTCTTGGTATTTTGGTCCCGATTGAAACTAGCAGTTGTCTTATCTTCAAATTTGGCCG
It encodes the following:
- the LOC118057736 gene encoding (+)-neomenthol dehydrogenase, whose translation is MAQESTSLATKRYAVVTGANKGIGYEICRQLASNGILVVLTARDEKRGLEAVQKLKDSGISDDLVIYRQLDVVDPDSIISLAEFVKNNFGKLDILVNNAGIGGVALEADAFQRAFEQTGEFPSGEQVWAEIGTQNYEMAEQCVKTNYYGARGMAEALAPLLQLSDSPRIVNVSSLLGLLKNIPNEWAKGLLNDVENLNEDRLDEVVNEFLKDFKEDLLGSKGWPTYLSAYIVAKAAMSAYTRILAKKYPSFRVNCLCPGYCKTDITTNTGPFTAAEGAEYAVRLALLPDGGPSGCFFYQKQMLPCF